Genomic DNA from Parambassis ranga chromosome 5, fParRan2.1, whole genome shotgun sequence:
TTAGCAGAAGTGTTCTTTGGTTCTTTTGTCACGCCTAAGAATAAACACAGTGAGCTGTGACTTGCAGATGCTCCTCAAtagaaaaacagcttttcttgGCTAGTGTGATGACACTGGATACACCTGTATGTAGGTGGGGAAGGGTGGCGTGATCACATATGCTCTGACACAATCTGAACACGTGTCCAGTCCAAAAGATTGGAAAACCTTTGATTTTATAACCTAATTGCATTATTGATTTATCCTCTTCACATAAcctgtgctgctgtaaaaaaaaaaaaaaaaaggggggggggcagcagtggctcagtggtatagcagggttgtacaataaccagaaggttggtgtttcgatcccaactcctccctagtcactgttgtgtgtccttgggcaaggcacttgcccacatagcctccagtgtactcactggtgtatggcacgcCTTGCcaggtcattgtatgacatcgCTTGGCAGCAAGAAATGTCCcctctgtgggactaataaagttttataaataaatgtattagaGGCTAAATCACCTCTTTaacaacagaacagtgatgCAGCATAAAGGTGTAACATCCTGTGTTGAAGGAGATACTGTTAGAGGTGATACCTGAGCATGCCATAGCACAAAGTGGACCGCAGAGTAGTCGGTCCAAAGTGGCTGATGTTTCTCCGATGAAGACTTTCTTCAGTAAGTGCAATACCAATAACAACCTCTTCATTATGTATGTTCAGTAAGACCTTCaggagacacagaaacaaaacaatgagaTCTTTACTGAACATATCTATATTGCATGATGGTGGAATGAATAAAAGCCTTTAATTGATTTACTTTTACACTAAATTTCTTAATCATTGACTGAAATACTACACGGTTGTTTTTGATAACACGCCCTATGACATAATTTTCAGACAGCTGTCATCACATCGTCATCATCAAGTTGTTTCATTAatttaagaaacacacacatcacctccAGTCTTTGCCCTTTAGGCACTTTTCAACTCATCACATGATGTGATGTGAACTGATGTGAACTTGATGGAAATGTGACATAATTGATTTGTTATCGCTTCTATTGTTAATCCTTAAACTAAACATTACCTAATATCTTGAAACATTATCTGAACAAGCAGAGTTTCTTTTGGCTTGCGAACAGGTATGCGTACCTCTATGTCAAACTTAGTCATGTCTGCTTTCCACTGGAAGAATTCTTGCACAGCCCCACCAAAGTCTCTGGCTGCCTCATTTGAGGAAAAGCTGTGTTTATCACCAGCCCTGCTGCATGTCACACGGAACTTGATGACTTTGGCCTCAGGTGCTGcctcttgtgcttcctgttcaCGGGTCTCTGAGTCGGGTGTGCCCTCCGGCTTCGACTGaccttcagcagcagtcagcacCTCTGACTGCTCTTGCTGCTCACTGTCAGCAACAACTTCATCACCAGCCTCATTGTTTGGTTTAACTTTGGTGGTATTTCCTCCTCTCCGgtggcttttctttttttttagggctCCATTTTGTTTCCAGACTTCTAGGGCATTAGTCCAGGGGAGCTTAGAGGCAAGCTGCTGTAGCTCCATCAGCGTGTCCTCCTGCACAAACCACAGTGTTTGTTATGCTGACAATCAAAAATATGCCCTTAACATCAGCTACAACTGGGTTACCTTTGATTGTTTGAACTGGTAATGGTCAAATTCTTCAACCACAACAAACAGGTTGTCTACAGACCTCAGAAGATggacctgcagacacacacagattttacaCACCATACAACAGTGTTTTCTTCTGTTAAATGTCTGATAGTCAGATCGCCTACCTGAAAAAGCTTATCAGTAGTTATTGGAAAGTATATGCGACCACGATCTTTGCTGATTCGTGCATCTACTCCTATTTTCTCTTTGACCTCCTCTGCAGCAGTGTGCTCAAACCCTGTGGGTACAGTAGCTCCTATGGTAACAGTGATGATGTCTCCAATGGTGACATCAGTCTCAGTGCATGGTCCCACTGCATCAGAgtcctgctctgcagcagcatctcCCTGGGAGGACATACTGGATCTCTGGCCTCTTCCTGACTGGACACAGACGTGTATAATATATGTGATAGGCCACCAACAGCTCGCCTAGAAAGACACCAGTTTGTGAGATATTTAGCCTGTCAATGCTCTAGATGTTATATTCAACAAAGAGCCATTTGCGGAGGATTCTCCTGTGGTATCACATTAACGTATGTTAGCATGAAACGCTGTT
This window encodes:
- the thumpd3 gene encoding tRNA (guanine(6)-N(2))-methyltransferase THUMP3, translated to MSSQGDAAAEQDSDAVGPCTETDVTIGDIITVTIGATVPTGFEHTAAEEVKEKIGVDARISKDRGRIYFPITTDKLFQVHLLRSVDNLFVVVEEFDHYQFKQSKEDTLMELQQLASKLPWTNALEVWKQNGALKKKKSHRRGGNTTKVKPNNEAGDEVVADSEQQEQSEVLTAAEGQSKPEGTPDSETREQEAQEAAPEAKVIKFRVTCSRAGDKHSFSSNEAARDFGGAVQEFFQWKADMTKFDIEVLLNIHNEEVVIGIALTEESLHRRNISHFGPTTLRSTLCYGMLRLCKPQASDIILDPMCGTGAIPLEGAIEFNSAFYIAGDNNDMAVNRTVNNICHIQKRRADKGSHPGLPIDTVRWDLSNLPIRTSSVDIIITDMPFGKRMGSKKKNWDLYPSCLREMARVCRPGSGKAVLLTQDKKCFSKAISRMGGLWRKLHTVWVNVGGLHAGVYLLKRTTAVFGQTPEDVYESQGKVDDKDDSQHS